The proteins below are encoded in one region of Takifugu rubripes chromosome 1, fTakRub1.2, whole genome shotgun sequence:
- the LOC105419020 gene encoding uncharacterized protein, whose amino-acid sequence MHSDFVSLRNSMFHLNQAALLFILQLFMWKVFAGVIPPEQRNLTVVRGETVTLNCNVTMENISQINWYKDKTIFAYQHSTKRKFSDLPHDRLQMNIDTNSQSTLKLLNAQPGDAGYYRCTVAGLIGVRTIVWNLLVSEGPEGEEGSSNPVGNFLYLLVCVPALLVCVLALTVCLWRKRVLSKNPVEDQFEPGSGGEVTTEPQMRTTSWPENRKRSRYVERLNSIYGL is encoded by the exons ATGCATTCTGACTTTGTCTCTCTGAGGAACAGCATGTTTCATCTGAACCAggcagctctgctcttcattcTGCAGCTGTTCATGTGGAAAGTCTTTGCAG GGGTGATTCCACCTGAGCAGAGAAATTTAACAGTGGTGAGAGGAGAAACTGTCACCCTCAACTGCAACGTAACTATGGAAAATATATCACAAATCAACTGGTATAAAGACAAAACGATCTTTGCTTATCAACATTCGACAAAAAGGAAATTCTCAGATTTGCCTCATGATCGATTACAAATGAACATTGACACTAATTCCCAGTCAACATTAAAGCTTCTGAATGCTCAGCCTGGTGATGCAGGCTACTACCGTTGCACTGTAGCAGGTCTCATTGGTGTCAGGACGATTGTGTGGAATTTACTTGTGTCTGAGGGACCTGAAGGTGAAG AAGGCAGTTCTAACCCAGTGGGGAATTTTCTATATCTCCtcgtgtgtgttcctgcattACTGGTGTGTGTCCTCGCTCTGACTGTCTGCCTCTGGAG aaAACGCGTGTTGTCAAAGAATCCAGTAGAGGATCAGTTTGAACCTGGTTCAGGAGGGGAG gtgaccACAGAACCACAGATGAGAACAACCAGTTGGccagagaacaggaagaggagtcgCTACGTGGAGAGGCTCAATTCAATCTACGGTCTATAG